The DNA window GGGATACCCGTACCATCATCGGCGACGTAGAAGCCGTCCTCCAACGCGCCGACGGTGACCGTCAGGCTGCCTTCGGAGGTCGTCTCTTTGCTTCGATCGAGCGGCTGTTCACGGGTTCCCGGATTCCATTCTCCCCGGTCCCCGTGAGTGTTCGGGGCGGGAGCGTCCGAGTCGTAATCGACTGAATCTCCGGATTGCGTCCGGTTGTCCGTGGAACTGTGTTCCACGCTGTCATCGGGAGTCTGTGACTGGTGGCTCGTCGAATTGTGTTCGACGTTGTCGTCGGACTTCCTTTGGCCATTAGTAGCGTTGTACTCCACAGTGTCACCGGGCTCCGTCCGGTTGCCCGTCGAACCGTGTTCGACGGCGTTCCGGAACAGATTCTCGAACAGCCTTCGAACGCGATCAGCGTCGGCAGTGACAGTAGGGAGCGAGCCGACGAGATCGAGTATCGCCCCATCAGTGTCGACTGATTGCCACGCGTCCGTCGCTGCGGTTTCGATCGAGACTTGATTCGACGGGTCCACGACGGCGTCCCCCCGTGTGAGGGTAAGGACATCGCGAATGATTCGTTCCATCCGATCGTGTGCGTCGGCGACCGATTCGAAGTGGTCCGGATCTCCCGTCTCTCGCGCTGCTGTGAGATGTGCCTTGGCGACGTCAAGCGGATTACGCAGGTCGTGGCTAAGCACGCTACTAACCTGATCGACGGCGGGCAGTTCCTCGATAGTGGGACAGTCCTCCAGGTCTAAGAAAACGAGATACCCGGCGCCTTCCTCGGAGGGGATCACTCGTGCGAAAAACGTCCCCCGATCCCCGGGGCTATTAAGATAGATCCCGACACGGTCGCCCCGAACGACGTGAGTTATCGGATCCTGATTCCCGGTGGTAGTACTGTGGCTAAACCGGTCGAATACCGTCGAGACGAAATTTTCAGGCGACATATCTCCGAACCGTCGCTCGAAGCTCGCGTTCGTCGTCGTGATGCGTGCGTCACGACCGTCAACGAGGTAGGCGAGAACGGGATCCGGAAACGCGTCCACCGGAATCGCCGCAGTACACTCGTCGGTCATTGGCCTCCCGTCGTCCTTCCGTACAATCGTCGCGGGGTCGCCAGCTTCGACAGCTGGCGAGGACGCCTCCGGTGGGAACGGAGTCGAACGCGATTCATACGCCCATGTTAGTTCGGACGTGTGTTGACTATTGCCCCCTTGACTCTGACTCAGAAACACCGCGTCTGAGTCTCGCGGTTGTTCTTTTGAGGGTGTCACCGAAGAGAATAGCTGTGCCACATACAGTCGCCATCTGCTCAGGATCTGCCAGGAATAAGCGGCTGAATAGAGAGTGAAGTCAGCAGAACAATCAGTATTCTTCTCCGGACACTGAACCAGCCGTTTATTACGTCTGCTCAGCGAACACCCCCCGTATTGGTTTCAGAGTCAGCAACTCAAGAAGTGGACTATACCTACCGTTATACAATACAGCGTATGCTCTCAAATGCCCGAACCCGTCGAATTCCTCAGGTTTGGCGGGTTGCGATTCTCGGAACGATAGCTGCACTACCCGCCACTGCCGTAATAAACTGGCTTCCGAATTCCGAGGCAACTGTCGGTGGCGGGGCAATGATAGTTGGGCCAATAATCGCAGGAGCCGTCGCAGCTAACGGCTCGGTAGAGCCGAGTGCTGCTGGACTCCGTGCTGGGTTTCTGGGCGGAATGATTGCAGTATCTGTATTTATTCTCACAGAAGGCACGACGGTAACGTGGTCTCTCAACACGATCATATTCTTCCTCATTGCAGTCGTGATGCTTCTGTGTATCTCGCCGGTGTTCGGCCTAATATCCGGTCGAATCGGTGGCCGGGTAGCAAACACTATCGCTGGTTTCAGGGTCGATCAAGCGTCATGACCAAGCGATTTTCAGACCGCGGCGTAGAGGGCATGTTCGAGCGCTTCGTCACCTCGCTTTTCTGTAGGAGATTGTTGATACTGTTCAGCAGGAGCTGTGGAGTCGATGAGGACGAGCGCACCGCGTCAGCGGTGCCCGACACGAATGATTCCACTGGAAGTGTTTGGGTCGGAATCGGTCGCAGCGGAACTGCTCCAACAGGTTCGCCGGCGTGACGGTGGCTCTCGCCGCATCGAGGCGTCTCAAAAAACGAGGTGACGCAGTATCTCCGAGCGTTTCAGCTCCGACGAGACCTCTTGTGTAAACCGGGGCGAGACGCTCTCAAACACGCTGTTCGAGCCACTCTCTGAAATCAAACTTCAGCGCGCGTTGGACGGTCGCACCGCTCCGTGGCGGAGTTCAGGCGTTAGCTTTACTCTTGCCCGTGCC is part of the Salinigranum marinum genome and encodes:
- a CDS encoding DUF5518 domain-containing protein encodes the protein MLSNARTRRIPQVWRVAILGTIAALPATAVINWLPNSEATVGGGAMIVGPIIAGAVAANGSVEPSAAGLRAGFLGGMIAVSVFILTEGTTVTWSLNTIIFFLIAVVMLLCISPVFGLISGRIGGRVANTIAGFRVDQAS
- a CDS encoding HAMP domain-containing sensor histidine kinase, translating into MTDECTAAIPVDAFPDPVLAYLVDGRDARITTTNASFERRFGDMSPENFVSTVFDRFSHSTTTGNQDPITHVVRGDRVGIYLNSPGDRGTFFARVIPSEEGAGYLVFLDLEDCPTIEELPAVDQVSSVLSHDLRNPLDVAKAHLTAARETGDPDHFESVADAHDRMERIIRDVLTLTRGDAVVDPSNQVSIETAATDAWQSVDTDGAILDLVGSLPTVTADADRVRRLFENLFRNAVEHGSTGNRTEPGDTVEYNATNGQRKSDDNVEHNSTSHQSQTPDDSVEHSSTDNRTQSGDSVDYDSDAPAPNTHGDRGEWNPGTREQPLDRSKETTSEGSLTVTVGALEDGFYVADDGTGIPADERETVFEPGHSTMNGGTGLGLAIVEQIIAVHDWNVTLTTADCGGARFEIRF